A region of Maribacter algicola DNA encodes the following proteins:
- a CDS encoding homogentisate 1,2-dioxygenase has protein sequence MPIYHKQGTIPPKRHTQFRRPDGELYSEQLFGTIGFDGMSSLLYHHNRPTMVKEIVKSTDMSPKIAMEKHIRSLKLVSFNVEPKDDFLEAREPLLVNSDVHIGVAAPRHSMTTYFYKNADADEMLFIHKGTGTLRTIFGNIPFEYGDYLIIPRGVIYQIDFDSEENRIFYAESFTPIYTPKRYRNWFGQLLEHSPYCERDYKLPQDLETFTDTQEHLMKVKKQGVLHEMIYEGHPFDVVGWDGYNYPYGFSIHNFEPITGRIHQPPPVHQTFETSAFVICSFVPRLYDYHPKSIPAPYNHSNIDSDEVLYYVDGDFMSRNGVAPGNISLHPAGIPHGPHPGAVERSIGQKGSEELAVMIDTFRPLMVTENALKLDDGDYYRSWLNS, from the coding sequence ATGCCTATATATCATAAACAAGGAACTATACCCCCAAAGCGGCACACGCAATTTCGTAGGCCAGACGGGGAACTGTATTCAGAGCAACTGTTCGGGACCATAGGTTTTGATGGCATGTCTTCATTACTCTATCACCACAATAGGCCTACAATGGTTAAGGAAATTGTGAAGAGTACAGATATGTCCCCTAAAATCGCCATGGAAAAACATATTCGTTCGTTAAAATTGGTGAGTTTTAATGTGGAACCCAAGGACGATTTCCTCGAAGCACGCGAACCCCTTTTGGTGAATAGCGATGTGCATATAGGTGTGGCGGCGCCCAGACATTCCATGACCACCTATTTTTATAAGAATGCCGATGCGGATGAAATGTTGTTCATCCACAAGGGCACGGGTACGCTCAGGACCATTTTTGGAAACATTCCTTTTGAATATGGCGACTATCTCATTATTCCAAGAGGGGTCATTTATCAAATCGATTTTGATTCTGAGGAAAACCGAATTTTTTACGCGGAGTCCTTCACGCCCATATATACGCCAAAACGGTATAGAAATTGGTTTGGTCAATTGTTGGAACATTCACCGTATTGCGAACGTGATTATAAACTCCCTCAGGACTTGGAAACTTTCACGGATACTCAGGAGCATCTTATGAAGGTTAAAAAGCAAGGGGTGCTCCATGAAATGATTTACGAAGGACATCCTTTTGATGTTGTGGGATGGGACGGTTACAATTATCCCTACGGATTTTCAATCCATAATTTTGAACCGATTACCGGGAGGATACACCAACCACCACCGGTACATCAGACCTTTGAGACATCGGCCTTTGTTATCTGCTCCTTTGTGCCCAGATTGTACGATTATCATCCAAAATCCATTCCGGCTCCATACAACCATTCCAATATAGATTCAGATGAGGTACTGTACTATGTGGACGGTGATTTTATGAGCAGGAACGGGGTGGCCCCGGGCAATATTTCCTTACATCCTGCCGGTATTCCACACGGTCCGCACCCGGGTGCCGTAGAGCGAAGTATCGGCCAAAAAGGTTCCGAGGAATTGGCTGTGATGATAGACACCTTCAGACCTTTGATGGTCACGGAAAATGCCCTAAAACTGGACGACGGGGATTATTATCGTTCTTGGTTGAATTCATAA
- a CDS encoding MORN repeat-containing protein encodes MIHNLVVPKLGPPRIPTIGQLSYCAIAWLTDSFAENQSSKKMNSITNTKRLYPALFIILAHFFHYQGSAQNLHLSNFDIKDAQVTAMSITKYHAIGAHLYSEKNQLVFNPDGYLTEDKLYLDNNYEKLTTYDYIDNASKAIEKKFNPLGKQEGLDKTLYIYETPIGIISDDLPETVKNDEGQYIVLGGLKYGAIFKYKKYVIVYELAEANNGENKVFYSSEYTYDGLKLDESYNQKDIRYFKYNDKKLLEEELGMSKIWESLLYKYVYDQRGNWIEKTKFRASNFTETKYQWIIDEVKYRTITYSDGTVTGSTVPSTPEIAYSSNQNKLKDLPKLSDPILMSKSMKFLQDITRLRNKNNEGTSNATKNEISPTCLNGDCSNGFGKADFGTYTIEGFFSNGKANGQGTLFYKDNSGYYQGNFVNGFREGFGIYTWLNSKNYYIGQWEKGFQNGYGYVKNGGEILQAGKFEKGKLVQDLLTYDYKNKIAKGNCVGECQNGFGYYKFDNGDSYVGFFTNGKRDHVGAYSWKSGMAHIGTIVNEQHNGYGQEFYRPSEQYYLGNFSQGKRNGLGIFYNKEHQVLQKGIWSDGQLTGKF; translated from the coding sequence ATGATCCACAATTTGGTAGTGCCAAAATTAGGGCCTCCTCGAATCCCTACAATAGGGCAATTGTCCTATTGCGCCATAGCATGGCTTACAGATAGTTTTGCTGAAAACCAATCCAGCAAAAAAATGAATTCCATTACCAATACCAAAAGACTTTACCCTGCCCTATTTATAATTCTTGCCCACTTTTTTCATTACCAAGGGTCTGCCCAAAACCTGCACCTCAGCAATTTTGACATCAAGGATGCACAGGTAACAGCGATGTCCATTACCAAATATCATGCTATCGGAGCCCATTTGTACAGTGAGAAGAACCAACTCGTGTTCAACCCCGATGGTTATTTAACAGAGGACAAACTTTACCTGGATAATAATTACGAAAAGCTTACCACTTATGATTACATTGATAATGCGTCAAAAGCCATAGAGAAAAAATTCAATCCATTAGGTAAACAAGAAGGTTTGGATAAAACCCTTTATATCTATGAAACACCCATTGGCATAATTTCGGATGACCTACCCGAAACCGTAAAAAACGATGAAGGTCAATACATTGTTCTTGGCGGTTTAAAATACGGTGCAATCTTTAAGTACAAAAAATACGTGATCGTCTATGAGCTTGCGGAAGCAAACAATGGAGAAAACAAGGTGTTCTACTCCAGTGAATATACCTACGATGGACTAAAACTAGATGAATCCTACAATCAAAAGGATATACGTTATTTTAAATACAATGACAAAAAGTTATTGGAGGAAGAATTGGGCATGTCCAAGATTTGGGAAAGCCTTTTATATAAGTATGTTTACGACCAACGTGGCAATTGGATTGAAAAAACCAAATTTAGGGCATCAAACTTTACCGAAACCAAATATCAATGGATCATCGATGAGGTAAAATACAGGACCATCACGTACTCAGATGGTACGGTAACAGGCAGCACTGTGCCAAGTACTCCAGAAATCGCCTATTCATCCAACCAAAACAAATTGAAAGACCTCCCAAAACTCAGCGATCCCATATTGATGTCCAAATCCATGAAATTCCTTCAAGATATCACTAGGCTCAGAAACAAAAACAACGAAGGTACAAGCAACGCAACTAAAAACGAGATTTCCCCAACATGTTTAAACGGTGACTGTTCCAATGGGTTTGGCAAAGCTGATTTTGGGACATATACCATTGAAGGTTTTTTTAGTAATGGCAAGGCCAATGGCCAAGGAACTTTATTCTACAAGGATAATTCAGGATACTATCAAGGCAACTTTGTAAATGGTTTCAGGGAAGGCTTCGGCATTTATACTTGGCTCAACAGTAAAAACTATTACATCGGGCAATGGGAAAAAGGCTTTCAAAATGGATATGGGTATGTAAAGAACGGCGGAGAAATTCTACAGGCAGGTAAATTTGAAAAGGGAAAACTAGTCCAAGATTTACTCACCTATGACTATAAGAACAAAATAGCAAAGGGAAACTGTGTAGGTGAATGTCAGAATGGATTTGGGTACTATAAGTTTGATAATGGAGATAGCTATGTTGGATTTTTCACCAATGGTAAAAGAGATCATGTAGGTGCTTACTCTTGGAAATCTGGAATGGCGCATATCGGAACAATTGTTAATGAACAGCATAATGGTTACGGTCAAGAATTCTATAGGCCTAGCGAACAATATTATCTAGGTAATTTTTCACAAGGAAAACGCAATGGTCTTGGGATTTTCTATAACAAAGAGCATCAAGTACTACAAAAAGGTATTTGGAGTGATGGGCAATTGACCGGAAAGTTCTAG
- the hisC gene encoding histidinol-phosphate transaminase, with protein MSIQFKTYILEDSTYKGGSKKIVMPEGIEVHKLSSNENPLGYSPRVRQALMDSMEDLSQYPDNTDIRLRQALVKDFDHELSEDHFITANSGSEIIDLISKAFLNEGDQVIVSQPCFLPYTAFTRWMGATAINVPMTADYDYDFEGILNAMTDNVKLVFLASPNNPSGTYIPKDVLEDFIDKVPEHVIVVLDEVYRHFAEAPDYVTGLPFVKQQKNIIAINSFSKTYGLAGLRVGYCYAPLHISSYIRKICKPFLLSSMALEGAIAALEDVEFVQKTVDLVFKERAFVLKRLKELKIQYWPTQGNFVLINPPIPDVDLVKQLEQKGIMVRPVGNFGAPGLVRISFGTRQANSALLKALEAIIKLKEVTI; from the coding sequence ATGTCCATACAGTTCAAAACATATATTTTAGAGGATAGCACGTATAAAGGTGGCAGCAAGAAAATTGTAATGCCCGAAGGTATTGAGGTGCATAAATTATCCTCCAATGAAAATCCACTGGGGTATTCTCCAAGGGTAAGGCAAGCATTGATGGATTCAATGGAGGACCTTAGTCAATATCCTGACAATACGGATATCCGTTTGCGCCAGGCTTTGGTAAAGGATTTTGACCATGAACTTTCTGAAGATCATTTCATTACGGCGAACAGCGGTTCGGAAATTATCGACCTAATTTCAAAGGCTTTCTTGAATGAAGGCGATCAGGTCATTGTGAGTCAGCCCTGCTTTCTGCCTTATACGGCATTCACTAGGTGGATGGGGGCCACGGCTATCAATGTACCCATGACCGCCGATTACGACTATGACTTTGAAGGTATTCTGAATGCCATGACGGATAATGTCAAATTGGTCTTTCTGGCTTCGCCCAATAATCCTTCGGGAACCTACATTCCAAAAGATGTTCTGGAGGATTTTATTGATAAAGTTCCAGAACACGTAATTGTAGTATTGGATGAGGTGTATCGGCATTTTGCCGAAGCCCCGGATTATGTGACCGGACTTCCCTTTGTAAAACAGCAAAAAAATATCATCGCCATCAATAGCTTTTCCAAGACCTATGGATTGGCTGGACTCAGAGTTGGGTATTGCTATGCACCGTTACACATCAGCAGTTATATCCGAAAAATTTGTAAACCGTTCCTATTGTCGTCCATGGCCTTGGAAGGTGCCATTGCGGCTCTTGAAGACGTTGAATTTGTCCAGAAGACGGTCGATTTGGTTTTCAAGGAAAGGGCATTCGTACTGAAAAGGTTAAAGGAACTTAAGATCCAATATTGGCCTACCCAGGGCAACTTTGTCTTGATTAATCCTCCAATTCCCGATGTAGATTTGGTAAAACAATTGGAACAAAAAGGAATTATGGTACGGCCCGTGGGCAATTTTGGTGCTCCCGGATTGGTCCGTATCTCCTTTGGCACACGACAGGCAAATAGTGCCTTGTTGAAAGCGCTGGAAGCTATCATTAAACTAAAGGAAGTAACAATCTAA
- the hppD gene encoding 4-hydroxyphenylpyruvate dioxygenase, whose protein sequence is MSTIVAAQNKQEKTTDFMPINGTDYLELYVSNSKQAAHFYKTAFGFESLAYRGLETGSREFESYVVQQDKIRLVLTSPLKSGTEVGKHIDKHGDGVKVTALWVDDATYAYEEAVKRGAKSFMKPQVEEDDHGKVVRSGIHTYGEVVHIFVERKDYNGVFLPGYRKWESDYRPESVGLKFVDHMVGNVEEGKMNYWVKFYEEVMGFKQILSFDDKEISTEYTALMSKVMSNGNGRIKFPINEPAPGKKKSQVDEYLEFYEGEGVQHIAVATDDIVKTVSDLKSRGVEFLTVPTTYYDVLTERVGKIDEDIDSLRKLGILVDRDDEGYLLQIFTKTVQARPTMFFEIIQRKGATSFGKGNFKALFEAIEREQELRGTL, encoded by the coding sequence ATGTCAACAATCGTAGCAGCACAAAATAAACAAGAAAAAACGACCGATTTCATGCCCATAAACGGCACGGATTATTTGGAACTGTATGTAAGCAACTCCAAACAGGCGGCCCATTTTTATAAAACCGCTTTCGGTTTTGAATCCTTGGCCTATAGAGGTTTGGAAACAGGTAGCAGGGAATTTGAATCCTACGTGGTTCAGCAGGATAAAATTAGATTGGTTCTTACATCTCCGTTAAAAAGTGGCACCGAAGTGGGTAAACACATAGATAAGCACGGTGATGGTGTAAAGGTAACGGCCCTTTGGGTAGATGATGCTACCTATGCCTATGAAGAGGCGGTGAAGCGCGGGGCCAAAAGTTTTATGAAGCCCCAAGTGGAGGAAGATGATCATGGAAAAGTGGTGCGTTCCGGCATTCATACCTATGGAGAAGTAGTCCATATTTTTGTAGAGCGAAAGGATTATAATGGGGTATTTTTACCCGGATATAGGAAATGGGAATCGGATTATAGACCGGAATCCGTTGGACTCAAATTTGTAGACCACATGGTGGGGAATGTGGAAGAAGGCAAAATGAATTATTGGGTGAAGTTCTATGAAGAAGTGATGGGCTTCAAACAGATTCTTTCTTTTGACGATAAGGAAATCTCTACGGAATACACCGCTTTGATGAGCAAGGTGATGAGCAATGGCAATGGGCGAATCAAATTTCCTATCAATGAACCGGCTCCGGGAAAGAAAAAATCACAAGTAGATGAATATCTGGAGTTTTATGAAGGTGAAGGGGTGCAACATATTGCTGTCGCTACCGATGATATTGTAAAAACCGTTTCCGACTTAAAAAGTAGAGGCGTTGAATTTTTGACCGTACCCACTACGTATTACGATGTCTTGACCGAAAGAGTTGGCAAAATCGATGAAGACATAGACTCTTTGCGAAAATTAGGAATTTTGGTGGATCGTGACGATGAGGGTTATTTGTTGCAGATTTTCACTAAAACGGTACAGGCAAGACCTACTATGTTTTTTGAGATCATTCAGAGGAAGGGAGCTACTTCCTTTGGAAAAGGAAACTTTAAGGCATTGTTTGAAGCTATCGAGCGCGAACAAGAACTTAGGGGTACTTTGTAA
- a CDS encoding MarR family winged helix-turn-helix transcriptional regulator gives MDRTEGFGVYIDRTLKKVQSTFLQVFAENDIDLTIEQWVILQRVHLEGTDASQADIAKSNFRNRATTSRVISGLCKKGLLKKSRFRDDQKRYKLVMTVEGQQLMEKVLPLIQDLRRVSTINISEEAFETFYQVLDQLYDNFDKYDGYKKT, from the coding sequence ATGGACCGGACAGAAGGATTTGGCGTATACATTGACCGTACTTTAAAAAAGGTTCAAAGTACTTTTTTACAGGTATTCGCGGAGAACGACATCGATTTGACCATAGAACAGTGGGTCATCCTTCAACGGGTACATTTGGAAGGTACGGATGCCTCCCAGGCAGACATTGCTAAATCCAATTTTAGAAACAGAGCCACGACCTCAAGGGTCATCAGCGGACTTTGTAAGAAGGGCTTATTGAAAAAATCACGCTTTCGGGACGATCAAAAACGCTACAAATTGGTCATGACCGTAGAGGGACAGCAGCTCATGGAAAAAGTACTTCCTTTGATTCAGGATTTGAGAAGGGTCAGTACCATAAATATTTCAGAAGAAGCCTTTGAAACCTTCTATCAGGTCCTTGACCAGTTATACGATAACTTTGACAAATACGATGGATACAAAAAGACTTAA